A portion of the Rhodococcus pseudokoreensis genome contains these proteins:
- a CDS encoding epoxide hydrolase family protein, producing the protein MPRLTSDVHAFEAHAPDADLDDLRARLAAARLPEAETVYRAAPDPRRWEQGVPLADLVEVVNYWRTGYNWRSFEERLNRIGQFRTTIDDLGIHFLHRRSARADATPLILTHGWPGSIAEFVDVVDELADPTDADAPAFHVVVPSLPGFGYSDKPATTGWGTEKIAAAWVELMGRLGYGKFAAHGGDWGGNITTVLGGRFPAHVLGIHTLFAEAPPGLTTDGLTEVERRWTEETRNFWHHRAAYAKQQATRPQTIGYSLVDSPVGLLAWILDKFADWSDTEDSPFESMSRDRILDDVTLYWLTRTGASSARIYYESHNSLDPDLRVDVPSAITMYPRDIEKCPRPWAQERYRQIVRWRSPESGGHFPSLEVPEYFVKDLQDGLAAVLAAGR; encoded by the coding sequence ATGCCCCGCCTGACCAGCGACGTGCACGCATTCGAAGCCCACGCACCTGACGCTGACCTCGACGATCTGCGCGCGCGATTAGCCGCGGCGCGGCTACCGGAGGCCGAGACGGTCTATCGCGCCGCGCCCGACCCTCGCCGATGGGAACAGGGAGTTCCTCTCGCCGACCTCGTCGAGGTCGTGAACTACTGGCGCACCGGATACAACTGGCGGTCGTTCGAGGAGCGCCTCAACCGGATCGGCCAGTTCCGCACGACCATCGACGATCTGGGAATCCACTTCCTGCACCGCCGATCCGCGCGCGCCGATGCCACTCCGCTGATCCTGACGCACGGCTGGCCGGGCAGCATTGCCGAGTTCGTGGATGTGGTGGACGAACTGGCAGATCCGACAGACGCAGACGCGCCGGCGTTCCACGTCGTGGTCCCGTCGCTACCGGGCTTCGGTTACAGCGACAAGCCGGCCACCACCGGGTGGGGGACTGAAAAGATCGCGGCCGCATGGGTGGAACTGATGGGACGGCTCGGCTACGGAAAGTTCGCAGCCCACGGCGGCGACTGGGGAGGCAACATCACCACGGTCCTCGGCGGCCGGTTCCCCGCGCACGTTCTCGGCATCCACACATTGTTCGCGGAGGCACCACCCGGGTTGACGACGGACGGGCTGACGGAGGTCGAGCGCAGGTGGACCGAGGAGACCCGCAACTTCTGGCACCACCGCGCGGCGTACGCGAAGCAGCAGGCGACCCGACCCCAGACCATCGGCTACTCGCTCGTCGACTCGCCGGTCGGACTTCTCGCCTGGATCCTGGACAAATTCGCCGATTGGTCGGACACCGAAGACAGCCCGTTCGAGTCGATGTCCCGAGACAGAATTCTCGACGACGTCACCCTGTACTGGCTGACGCGGACCGGCGCGTCGTCGGCCCGCATCTACTACGAAAGTCACAACTCGCTCGACCCCGACCTCCGGGTCGACGTCCCGTCGGCAATCACCATGTATCCCCGCGACATCGAGAAGTGTCCGCGCCCCTGGGCGCAGGAGCGGTACCGGCAGATCGTCCGATGGAGGTCACCGGAATCCGGGGGACATTTCCCGTCGCTGGAGGTTCCCGAGTACTTCGTCAAGGACCTGCAGGACGGTCTCGCGGCAGTGCTGGCCGCTGGTCGGTGA
- a CDS encoding MFS transporter — MLEGLTPARSTVTLNAHIFALRRGMSTSIHTRERTAPTSGILALPLLSVELLAFFFAASAPSPLFVVFRNRWSLGASTLTIIFAVYAIALLVALLTAGAVSDHIGRKPVVIIGILVQIGAMAMFVAADDVHWIIAARIVQGLATGIVTGALTAAIVEAAPPDKKHIGAMLGSVSPLAGLALGALSSGLILQLSDTPVLSTFISLAVFFAVAGVLTFFIPESATPRPGALTSLIPRVSVPPAARAVFLASVPAIISVWMLGGLYLSLVPSTMTEILHIHAGLASGVAIAVLNGVGALTPIILRKRDSRTTTLIGAGALAAGVPITMTAIGFGSAPVFFIGTAVAGVGFGSAFAGSIQRLSPLVAPHQRAELFAALYVVSYLSFSIPAIIAGRMVAPFGLVQTELVYGAVLVAMALVALITGLVGGRGRGK; from the coding sequence ATGCTCGAGGGGCTCACGCCCGCACGGTCTACCGTCACGCTCAATGCACATATCTTCGCTTTAAGGAGAGGGATGTCGACCTCCATCCACACGCGCGAACGCACCGCACCAACATCCGGAATCCTCGCCCTGCCGCTGTTGAGCGTGGAACTGCTCGCGTTCTTCTTCGCAGCGAGCGCTCCCTCGCCGCTGTTCGTCGTCTTCCGGAACCGCTGGTCCCTGGGCGCGTCCACCCTCACCATCATCTTCGCCGTGTACGCGATCGCGTTGCTGGTCGCACTGTTGACGGCCGGCGCCGTATCCGACCACATCGGACGAAAACCAGTCGTCATCATCGGCATTCTCGTACAGATCGGCGCCATGGCGATGTTCGTCGCGGCCGATGACGTCCACTGGATTATCGCCGCGCGAATCGTGCAGGGACTCGCGACGGGCATCGTCACCGGCGCACTGACCGCGGCGATCGTCGAGGCGGCGCCGCCGGACAAGAAGCACATCGGAGCCATGCTGGGCAGCGTCTCTCCGCTTGCAGGCCTCGCGCTCGGCGCTCTCAGTTCCGGGTTGATCCTTCAGTTGTCTGACACGCCGGTGCTGTCGACCTTCATCTCGCTCGCCGTGTTCTTCGCCGTCGCCGGCGTGCTGACCTTCTTCATCCCCGAATCGGCTACACCGCGCCCGGGCGCCCTCACCTCGCTCATCCCCCGAGTGTCGGTTCCACCCGCGGCCCGTGCGGTCTTTCTCGCCAGCGTCCCGGCCATCATCAGCGTGTGGATGCTCGGAGGTCTCTACCTTTCGCTGGTCCCGTCGACGATGACCGAGATTCTGCACATCCACGCCGGGCTCGCCAGCGGGGTTGCCATCGCCGTTCTCAACGGAGTGGGCGCACTGACTCCCATCATTCTGCGCAAACGTGACAGCCGAACCACCACGCTCATCGGTGCCGGCGCGCTGGCGGCGGGAGTGCCAATCACAATGACCGCCATCGGGTTCGGCTCTGCCCCCGTGTTCTTCATCGGCACCGCCGTGGCGGGTGTCGGCTTCGGGTCCGCCTTCGCCGGCAGCATTCAACGCCTCAGCCCACTGGTGGCACCCCACCAGCGTGCCGAGTTGTTCGCGGCGTTGTATGTCGTCAGCTATCTATCGTTCAGCATTCCGGCGATCATCGCCGGCCGCATGGTCGCACCGTTCGGCCTAGTGCAGACCGAACTCGTCTACGGCGCGGTCCTCGTCGCGATGGCGCTTGTCGCTCTGATCACCGGTCTCGTCGGGGGAAGAGGCCGAGGGAAGTAG
- a CDS encoding MarR family winged helix-turn-helix transcriptional regulator gives MVNSSGQPQSLPGSAADVDCDLGWSVSTVQRHFSGLVAPAVADLPHGTRGYQLLHTVLRKELPTQIGLADYLGIDRTVITYVIDALVDAGLVERVQDPADRRARKIVPTDLGTAHHAALERDVRVAEEAVLRVLAADERVVFRSLLGRVARGSRDDLT, from the coding sequence ATGGTCAATTCATCGGGGCAACCGCAGAGTCTGCCGGGTAGTGCCGCGGATGTCGACTGCGATCTGGGTTGGTCGGTCAGCACAGTTCAGCGCCACTTCAGCGGTCTCGTGGCGCCGGCTGTTGCCGATCTACCCCATGGCACACGGGGCTACCAATTGCTCCACACCGTGCTGCGCAAGGAATTGCCTACCCAGATCGGTCTTGCCGATTACCTCGGAATCGATCGCACCGTCATCACCTACGTGATCGATGCCCTGGTAGATGCCGGTCTCGTCGAGCGAGTACAGGATCCGGCGGACCGTCGTGCTCGCAAGATCGTCCCGACGGACCTCGGAACCGCTCACCATGCCGCCCTCGAACGCGATGTGCGCGTCGCCGAAGAGGCGGTTCTCCGCGTACTCGCCGCGGACGAGCGAGTTGTATTCCGTTCGCTACTCGGCAGAGTTGCCCGTGGTTCCCGCGACGACCTGACCTGA
- a CDS encoding type 1 glutamine amidotransferase domain-containing protein produces MTTRSKVLVIVTSTGEYEKVGYRTGLWLGELTHFWDVAEEAGLDLTIASIAGGRVPIDPESLSHDFLDDLGTGNRYADRDFMNRLDKTVSVAEVDAADFDAIYLTGGHGVMFDFPQSRTLAELIAQFYEAGKIVSAVCHGPTGLLDVKIGDDEYLVKDRSVTGFTWKEEELAQRGDAVPFSLEDELRSRGARFILAPNPFDPFVVEDGRLITGQNPSSARKVGEAVIRQLG; encoded by the coding sequence ATGACAACTCGTTCGAAGGTTCTCGTCATCGTCACCAGCACCGGCGAGTACGAGAAGGTGGGTTACCGAACCGGTCTGTGGCTCGGGGAACTCACGCATTTCTGGGATGTGGCCGAGGAGGCCGGGCTGGATCTGACGATCGCCAGCATTGCGGGCGGACGCGTTCCCATCGACCCGGAGAGTCTGTCCCACGATTTCCTCGACGATCTCGGAACCGGAAACCGGTATGCGGATCGCGATTTCATGAATCGTCTCGACAAGACCGTGTCGGTGGCCGAGGTGGATGCGGCGGACTTCGACGCGATCTACCTGACCGGCGGACACGGTGTGATGTTCGACTTCCCGCAGAGCCGGACACTCGCCGAACTGATCGCACAGTTCTACGAGGCGGGGAAGATCGTGTCCGCGGTGTGCCACGGTCCGACCGGGTTGCTCGATGTCAAGATCGGCGACGACGAATACCTCGTGAAGGACCGCTCGGTGACGGGATTCACGTGGAAGGAGGAGGAACTTGCACAGCGGGGCGACGCGGTGCCGTTCAGTCTGGAAGACGAACTGCGCAGCCGCGGAGCTCGGTTCATCCTCGCACCGAACCCCTTCGACCCGTTCGTCGTCGAGGACGGCCGACTGATCACCGGGCAGAATCCGAGCAGTGCCCGCAAGGTGGGCGAGGCCGTAATCCGGCAACTCGGCTGA
- a CDS encoding cyclase family protein, which translates to MRRIVDLSVTLQAGIASDPPGHLPEIDYLDHHHTRDDMLQFFPGATVDDLPDGEGWAIERVRLSTHNGTHLDAPYHYASTMDSGTRAITIDEVPLDWCFGRGVKLDFRHLDDGYVVTPDDVDQELQRIGFTLAPFDIVLVNTSAGSRYGRDDYVNSGCGMGGDATLHLLRQGVRVTGTDAWSWDAPFLHTARRYADHHDPSIIWEGHRAGREIGYCHIEKLGNLDAIPSSGFQVACFPVKIHQASAGWTRAVAILDEEQA; encoded by the coding sequence ATGCGCCGAATCGTCGACCTGTCCGTCACCCTGCAGGCAGGCATCGCCTCCGACCCACCCGGCCACCTGCCGGAGATCGACTACCTCGACCACCACCACACCCGGGACGACATGCTGCAATTCTTCCCCGGCGCGACGGTCGACGACCTGCCCGACGGGGAAGGGTGGGCCATCGAACGGGTCCGCCTGTCCACCCACAACGGCACCCACCTCGACGCCCCCTACCACTACGCATCCACGATGGACAGCGGCACACGCGCCATCACCATCGACGAAGTTCCTCTCGACTGGTGCTTCGGACGCGGCGTCAAACTCGACTTCCGGCACCTCGACGACGGCTACGTCGTCACCCCCGACGACGTCGATCAAGAATTGCAGCGGATCGGGTTCACCCTCGCCCCCTTCGACATCGTCCTGGTCAATACCAGCGCCGGCAGCCGCTACGGCCGAGACGACTACGTGAACTCCGGCTGCGGCATGGGCGGCGACGCAACCTTGCACCTGCTCCGGCAGGGTGTGCGGGTGACCGGCACCGACGCCTGGAGCTGGGATGCGCCGTTCCTGCATACCGCCCGGCGGTACGCCGACCACCACGACCCGAGCATCATCTGGGAAGGGCACCGCGCCGGACGCGAGATCGGGTACTGCCACATCGAGAAACTCGGCAACCTCGACGCGATCCCCTCCTCGGGCTTCCAGGTGGCGTGCTTCCCCGTGAAAATCCACCAGGCCTCCGCCGGCTGGACCCGCGCAGTCGCGATCCTCGACGAGGAGCAGGCATGA
- a CDS encoding MFS transporter yields the protein MTFTATATPPNLRAQARKASVAAALASSLEWYDFFIYGTAAALVFNKTFFDTGDPVMSAVNSFATFAVAFAARPFGGVIAGHFGDKVGRKPVLITAIILMAVATFLTGFTPDTQLLWLAPTFLIVLRVAQGLSLGAQWGGAMLLATEYAPEKRRGFYGSFAQIGVPIGVLTGNLVFLVLNGTVGENAFLTWAWRIPFWISIVMLGVGLYIHRYLEETPAFRAAETSLASAAKSTSPVLQVVRNNFATILQAAGTFIVVNAVFYATIISSLQYANVVLEIATPQVLLPILVGAGVQVVLMPVAALASDIFGRLRVYTIGVVAIGLWSVPMWWIFSHATPQNTAPIWVSVVVASALISVCYGPQAALFAEMFPPHVRYSGASLGYQIATVIGGLTPIVMVALIDGERGNAWRFAVYVVLLAFVALVSVGLIHRGHNVHSATGK from the coding sequence ATGACTTTCACCGCCACTGCCACCCCACCGAACCTCCGTGCACAAGCCCGGAAGGCCTCGGTCGCTGCCGCGCTCGCCTCGTCGCTCGAGTGGTACGACTTCTTCATCTACGGCACCGCTGCCGCGCTCGTCTTCAACAAAACGTTCTTCGATACCGGCGACCCGGTCATGTCCGCAGTCAATTCCTTCGCAACTTTCGCCGTTGCGTTCGCTGCCCGGCCTTTCGGTGGTGTGATTGCCGGACACTTCGGCGACAAGGTCGGCCGCAAACCGGTGTTGATCACCGCGATAATCCTGATGGCCGTCGCGACGTTTCTCACCGGATTCACTCCGGACACCCAACTGCTCTGGCTTGCGCCGACGTTCCTGATCGTCCTCAGGGTTGCGCAAGGACTGTCTCTCGGCGCCCAATGGGGAGGAGCGATGCTACTCGCCACCGAGTACGCCCCCGAAAAGCGCCGCGGCTTCTACGGGAGCTTCGCGCAGATCGGGGTGCCGATCGGCGTGCTCACGGGAAATCTGGTCTTCCTGGTGTTGAACGGGACGGTCGGTGAAAACGCCTTCCTGACGTGGGCGTGGCGGATACCGTTCTGGATCAGCATCGTGATGCTCGGAGTCGGGCTCTACATTCACCGGTACCTCGAGGAAACCCCGGCATTCCGCGCCGCCGAGACGTCCCTCGCATCCGCAGCGAAATCCACCTCACCCGTGCTCCAAGTTGTGAGGAACAACTTCGCCACGATTCTGCAAGCGGCGGGCACGTTCATCGTGGTGAACGCCGTCTTCTACGCCACGATCATCTCGTCTCTGCAGTACGCGAACGTGGTGCTCGAGATTGCGACACCCCAGGTCCTGCTACCCATCCTCGTCGGCGCCGGTGTACAGGTCGTTCTCATGCCGGTGGCTGCGCTCGCCTCGGACATCTTCGGCAGACTTCGTGTCTACACGATCGGAGTCGTGGCGATCGGACTGTGGTCCGTACCGATGTGGTGGATCTTCAGCCATGCGACCCCGCAGAACACTGCGCCGATCTGGGTGTCCGTCGTCGTCGCGTCGGCCTTGATCAGCGTCTGCTACGGCCCACAGGCCGCGCTCTTCGCGGAGATGTTTCCCCCGCACGTACGGTACTCAGGTGCATCGTTGGGATACCAGATCGCCACGGTCATCGGAGGCCTCACACCCATCGTCATGGTGGCCCTGATCGACGGAGAACGCGGCAACGCGTGGAGATTCGCCGTGTACGTCGTACTCCTCGCATTTGTAGCGCTCGTCAGCGTCGGCCTGATCCATCGCGGTCACAACGTGCACAGCGCCACCGGCAAGTGA
- a CDS encoding fumarylacetoacetate hydrolase family protein encodes MIIGSLHVDDIQRYGIVDDDHITLLPESTDVFAALAADNPSDAATGPRLPWEPTAQLAVPVPVASIRDFITFEQHTAGSLRSVTGTSEIPQAWYDAPAFYFTNPHAAIGSGAVVPMPPGCEVFDFELEVAVVIGKPGFNLSVDEALGHVAGFTILNDWSARDLQGREMGVGLGPAKGKDTATTLGPTLVTPDELTGFRRDGHYDLAMEVFVNDTRIGGDTLANMAWTFAELIAYASRGTWVRPGDVLGSGTCGGGCLAELWGWRGDRQPPPLTIGDTVTMTVDGIGSIHNTVVTGPPLHRVPPATRRANGTTSLGLFPRRDR; translated from the coding sequence ATGATAATCGGCTCCCTGCACGTCGACGACATCCAGCGCTACGGCATCGTCGACGACGATCACATCACCCTGCTACCCGAATCGACCGACGTCTTCGCCGCACTCGCCGCCGACAACCCGAGCGACGCGGCGACCGGCCCACGCCTTCCGTGGGAGCCCACAGCACAACTGGCGGTGCCGGTCCCGGTCGCCAGCATCCGCGACTTCATCACCTTCGAACAACACACCGCCGGATCCCTGCGATCGGTCACCGGCACCAGCGAGATACCGCAGGCCTGGTACGACGCGCCCGCCTTCTACTTCACCAATCCCCACGCGGCAATCGGCTCCGGAGCTGTGGTTCCGATGCCGCCGGGATGCGAGGTGTTCGATTTCGAGTTGGAAGTCGCGGTCGTGATCGGCAAACCAGGATTCAACCTGTCCGTCGACGAAGCCCTCGGCCACGTCGCCGGATTCACCATCCTCAACGACTGGTCCGCCCGCGACCTGCAGGGCCGCGAAATGGGCGTCGGGCTCGGACCGGCCAAGGGAAAGGACACCGCCACCACTCTGGGCCCCACGCTGGTTACCCCGGACGAGCTCACCGGGTTCCGGCGCGACGGTCATTACGACCTCGCGATGGAGGTCTTCGTGAACGACACCCGCATCGGAGGCGACACCCTCGCGAACATGGCCTGGACGTTCGCCGAGCTGATCGCCTACGCCAGCCGGGGCACCTGGGTTCGGCCGGGTGATGTGCTCGGCTCCGGGACCTGCGGCGGCGGCTGCCTCGCCGAACTGTGGGGATGGCGCGGTGACCGCCAACCACCACCGTTGACCATCGGCGACACCGTCACCATGACCGTGGACGGCATCGGCAGCATCCACAACACCGTGGTCACAGGCCCACCCCTACACCGCGTTCCGCCGGCAACCCGACGAGCGAATGGAACTACTTCCCTCGGCCTCTTCCCCCGACGAGACCGGTGA
- a CDS encoding TetR/AcrR family transcriptional regulator: MTEPGNRRPGGRSARVRRAVLDATLDLLHTHGMDGLTVADVSARAEVHETTIYRRWGTRENLMIDALLEDAEESLPIPDTGSLRDDLIGYLTSLAVYLGTPRGNDFDRALAAAGDDPAASAARNHYWNTRYARSGHIITRAIDRGELPDTTDPRQTVEMLVAPLHFKVVLTREPLDPNLPARLVDTLLHGIAATQPAPMTTTRTTGISESMRP; the protein is encoded by the coding sequence ATGACCGAACCCGGGAACCGGCGCCCCGGCGGCAGATCCGCCCGGGTCCGCCGCGCCGTACTCGACGCCACCCTCGACCTGCTGCACACGCACGGCATGGACGGCCTGACCGTCGCCGACGTCTCGGCTCGCGCCGAAGTGCACGAAACCACGATCTACCGCCGCTGGGGCACCCGCGAAAACCTCATGATCGACGCACTGCTCGAGGACGCCGAAGAATCACTCCCGATTCCCGACACCGGATCTCTGCGCGACGACCTGATCGGCTACCTCACCTCACTGGCGGTCTATCTCGGCACACCCCGGGGCAACGACTTCGATCGGGCACTCGCCGCCGCCGGCGACGACCCGGCGGCCAGTGCCGCCCGCAACCACTACTGGAACACCCGCTACGCGCGATCCGGCCACATCATCACCCGTGCCATCGACCGCGGCGAACTACCCGACACCACCGACCCCCGCCAGACAGTCGAAATGTTGGTCGCACCCCTGCATTTCAAGGTCGTGCTCACCCGCGAACCACTCGACCCGAACCTACCGGCTCGACTGGTCGACACACTCCTGCACGGGATCGCCGCAACCCAGCCCGCACCCATGACCACCACGCGCACCACGGGCATCTCCGAGTCAATGCGCCCCTGA
- a CDS encoding PucR family transcriptional regulator, translating to MVDRPQSDAQNLTRELAQHVQDTVHEVAALAATRICEQVPSYRDNADPGLREDVAAHCRDVFDTFAHSLAQDQFPSRDDFRITGNHALRRVTQSIPLADFLQAFRISQSTLWESVLDIARQHPDLQAAATDSVKFIMGVIEAGSTIAAEGYLEAQQFLLADAARAARDLVDDLLAGKTPTVGSRQATLRTAGLELGSTIVVASGLSASDGGSRQAIVRALGATGADHTRTRGLIAFRHGEFIGIFPADDGSSDTVTQGLTHAFDTLRAQRIELAIGISTVHRGLDAVPRAYCEAVTAREALADRPGVKPLNDLTSFEYLITKRDDTARRLIDPTVRRFVEDDLAADRVYIDTLEAYAKANLNAKAAAETLYVHGNTAYYRLDRIAERTGKDLRRFDDVLDLLVAVKLLTPRGPSGRES from the coding sequence GTGGTCGACCGACCGCAGTCCGACGCACAGAACCTCACGCGCGAACTCGCACAGCACGTCCAGGACACCGTGCACGAGGTCGCCGCGCTCGCCGCGACCCGGATCTGCGAGCAGGTGCCGAGTTATCGGGACAATGCCGATCCCGGTTTGCGGGAGGACGTCGCCGCTCACTGCCGCGACGTCTTCGACACCTTCGCGCACAGCCTGGCGCAGGACCAATTCCCGTCGCGCGACGACTTCCGGATCACCGGAAACCACGCGCTGAGACGGGTGACGCAGTCGATTCCGCTCGCCGACTTCCTCCAGGCGTTCCGGATCAGCCAGTCGACTCTCTGGGAGAGTGTCCTCGACATCGCCCGGCAACACCCCGACCTTCAGGCCGCGGCGACCGACTCCGTCAAATTCATCATGGGCGTGATCGAAGCGGGCAGCACGATCGCTGCAGAGGGGTACCTGGAGGCGCAGCAGTTCCTACTCGCGGACGCTGCCAGGGCTGCGCGGGACCTCGTCGACGACCTGCTTGCCGGCAAGACTCCCACCGTGGGTTCCCGGCAGGCGACGCTGCGGACCGCGGGCCTCGAACTCGGCTCGACGATCGTCGTCGCGTCCGGTCTCTCGGCCTCGGACGGAGGAAGCCGACAGGCGATCGTTCGTGCGTTGGGCGCCACGGGCGCAGACCACACCCGCACCCGCGGCCTGATCGCTTTCCGGCACGGGGAATTCATCGGGATCTTTCCGGCGGATGACGGCAGCAGCGACACGGTCACCCAGGGCCTCACTCATGCCTTCGATACCCTGCGTGCACAGCGCATCGAACTGGCGATCGGCATCAGCACGGTGCACCGCGGTCTCGACGCCGTGCCTCGGGCCTACTGCGAAGCCGTCACCGCCCGCGAAGCGTTGGCCGATCGCCCGGGCGTCAAGCCGCTGAACGACCTGACGAGTTTCGAATACCTCATCACCAAACGCGACGACACCGCGCGCCGTCTCATCGATCCCACGGTCCGGCGTTTCGTGGAAGACGACCTTGCCGCCGATCGCGTGTACATCGACACCCTCGAGGCCTACGCCAAGGCCAACCTCAACGCGAAGGCGGCAGCCGAGACACTGTATGTCCACGGCAACACCGCCTACTACCGGCTGGACCGTATCGCGGAGCGGACCGGAAAGGACCTTCGGCGCTTCGACGACGTCCTGGATCTCCTCGTCGCCGTCAAGTTGCTCACCCCGCGCGGTCCGTCCGGTCGCGAGTCCTGA
- a CDS encoding CocE/NonD family hydrolase, which yields MSTQRSITPELTTTVIGDEITPRGESVNGMRIDWDVPVPMSDGAVLRADVFRPDDDGEYPVLMTLGPYGKGLAFQEGFAGMWQRLATAYPDAVAGSTNAYQVWETPDPEKWVPDGFICIRVDSRGAGRSAGLLDMLSEQEARDYYEAIEWAGVQGWSSGRVGLLGISYYAANQWLVAALRPPHLEAICPWEGFTDFYRDLNRHGGILNRFGQAWQDHQIFTVQHGVGERGRRNPNNGELVAGPPTLSEDELAANRVETIGEGKRRALLDEFSRVRTPDLTRIEVPVLSAANWAHHLHTRGNFDGYATVSSPRKWLEVHGHEHYAEFYTDYGVALQKRFFGHFLKDEATGWEQQPPVRLNVRHVDGSFEGRDEQQWPLTRTRWTRFYLDAASATLSTTEPTAEHTADFPAPGPGADFWTAPLTDPLEITGPASARVRVSSTTTDADLFVTLRVQDPSGNEVSLVSAIDAHGVLAVGWLRASHRELDEQRTLPHQPWHSHTRTLPLTPGQPVDVDVEIWPTSLVIPPGYRLGVTLSGRDFQMPGDGPWPVLYGIEQRGNGVFVHDDPDDLRAGIYDGTTTLHTGPHSRTSLLLPVIPPPA from the coding sequence ATGAGCACACAACGATCGATCACACCCGAACTCACGACCACGGTGATCGGTGACGAGATCACCCCGCGCGGCGAGTCGGTGAACGGCATGCGCATCGACTGGGACGTGCCCGTGCCGATGTCGGACGGCGCGGTCTTGCGGGCGGATGTCTTCCGCCCGGACGACGACGGCGAATATCCGGTCCTGATGACCCTCGGCCCGTACGGCAAGGGCCTGGCGTTCCAGGAGGGTTTCGCCGGGATGTGGCAGCGCCTGGCGACCGCCTACCCCGATGCCGTGGCCGGCTCGACCAACGCCTATCAGGTGTGGGAAACGCCCGACCCGGAGAAGTGGGTACCGGACGGGTTCATCTGCATCCGGGTCGATTCCCGCGGCGCCGGCCGCTCCGCCGGGCTTCTGGACATGCTCAGCGAGCAGGAGGCCCGCGACTACTACGAGGCGATCGAGTGGGCGGGCGTGCAGGGCTGGTCGAGTGGTCGCGTCGGCCTGCTCGGGATCTCCTACTACGCGGCCAACCAATGGCTGGTCGCGGCGCTGCGGCCGCCGCACCTGGAGGCGATCTGCCCGTGGGAGGGCTTCACCGACTTCTACCGCGACCTCAACAGGCACGGCGGCATCCTCAACCGCTTCGGCCAGGCGTGGCAGGACCACCAGATCTTCACCGTGCAGCACGGGGTCGGCGAGCGCGGCAGGCGCAACCCCAACAACGGCGAACTCGTCGCCGGTCCGCCGACGCTGAGCGAGGACGAACTCGCCGCGAACCGGGTCGAGACGATCGGGGAAGGGAAACGCCGCGCGTTGCTCGACGAGTTCAGCCGTGTACGGACCCCGGACCTCACCCGCATCGAGGTGCCCGTCCTGTCCGCCGCGAACTGGGCGCACCATCTGCACACTCGCGGCAACTTCGACGGCTACGCCACGGTGTCCTCACCCCGGAAGTGGCTGGAAGTGCACGGTCACGAACACTATGCGGAGTTCTACACCGACTACGGTGTCGCACTCCAGAAGCGGTTCTTCGGGCACTTCCTCAAAGACGAAGCGACCGGCTGGGAGCAGCAGCCGCCGGTTCGACTGAACGTGCGCCACGTCGACGGCTCCTTCGAGGGCCGCGACGAACAGCAGTGGCCGCTCACCCGAACCCGGTGGACCCGCTTCTACCTCGACGCCGCGTCGGCGACGTTGAGCACCACCGAGCCGACCGCCGAGCACACGGCCGACTTCCCGGCACCCGGGCCAGGCGCCGATTTCTGGACCGCTCCCCTGACCGACCCGCTGGAGATCACCGGGCCCGCCTCGGCCCGGGTCCGGGTGTCGTCCACGACCACCGACGCGGACCTGTTCGTCACGCTGCGCGTACAAGACCCCAGCGGGAACGAGGTGTCGCTTGTCTCCGCGATCGACGCCCACGGGGTACTCGCCGTGGGGTGGCTGCGTGCCTCCCACCGAGAACTGGACGAGCAACGCACCCTCCCCCACCAGCCATGGCATTCCCACACCCGCACACTGCCCCTGACCCCCGGGCAGCCCGTCGACGTCGATGTCGAGATCTGGCCCACCTCCCTCGTCATCCCACCCGGCTACCGGCTCGGCGTCACCCTCTCCGGCCGCGACTTCCAGATGCCCGGCGACGGCCCCTGGCCGGTGCTGTACGGCATCGAACAACGCGGCAACGGAGTCTTCGTGCACGACGACCCCGACGACCTTCGGGCCGGAATCTACGACGGCACAACAACACTGCACACCGGCCCGCACTCCCGCACATCACTGCTCCTGCCGGTGATACCGCCGCCGGCCTAG